The proteins below come from a single Chitinophaga pinensis DSM 2588 genomic window:
- a CDS encoding hydroxymethylpyrimidine/phosphomethylpyrimidine kinase, whose product MAQHRPFVLSLAGLDPSAGAGLLADIKTFEALGTYGLGVCTALTVQTDTRFVSAEWQSAAQIIAQAQPLLESFPVQYCKIGIMKDVHTMLEVINAIRAITPDIRIVLDPVLKASAGYTFHDDTRLSAWKSVLQQLYLLTPNLQEALLLSGEREGQTAARVLSAYCAVLLKGGHREDKPGIDSLYLSAQNDTDKVLDIPAGKGKVYPKHGSGCVLSAAITAQLAAGVPLSTACITAKLYTEKFLASHSSLLGYHNS is encoded by the coding sequence ATGGCACAACACCGCCCATTTGTCTTAAGCCTCGCCGGTCTTGATCCTTCCGCAGGAGCAGGTTTACTGGCAGATATCAAAACGTTTGAGGCACTGGGTACCTACGGACTCGGTGTGTGTACCGCCCTGACCGTACAAACGGATACGCGGTTCGTATCTGCCGAATGGCAGTCTGCTGCACAGATCATCGCACAGGCGCAACCTTTACTGGAAAGCTTTCCTGTACAATACTGCAAGATCGGTATCATGAAAGATGTGCATACCATGCTGGAAGTCATCAATGCTATCAGGGCCATCACACCGGATATCCGGATCGTACTGGATCCTGTTCTCAAAGCCAGTGCCGGATACACCTTTCATGATGATACACGTCTGAGTGCCTGGAAATCGGTATTACAGCAGTTATACCTGTTGACGCCCAATCTCCAGGAAGCATTGCTGTTAAGCGGAGAAAGGGAGGGACAAACCGCAGCCCGCGTATTATCGGCTTATTGCGCAGTACTATTGAAAGGCGGACACCGGGAAGATAAACCCGGCATTGACAGCCTGTATTTATCTGCACAGAACGACACAGATAAAGTACTCGATATACCTGCCGGCAAAGGAAAGGTATATCCGAAACACGGATCAGGTTGCGTGCTGAGTGCAGCTATCACCGCACAACTGGCTGCCGGTGTTCCTTTATCAACCGCCTGCATAACGGCCAAACTGTACACAGAAAAGTTTCTGGCCAGTCATTCATCACTATTAGGTTATCACAACTCATGA
- a CDS encoding ferritin-like domain-containing protein: MQLNEKLLEALNDLVRINRDRVEGYRKAIDQTDDADLKALFQRMAEESNTYIEQLNKLLIESGEETQGQSTIYGKIYRTWMDVKATFSGHDRHSILSACEYGEAAAQRTYEEILRSSIPMPYSVRELIANQKGALRGSRETVRTYRDLEKIPH, from the coding sequence ATGCAACTCAATGAAAAATTGTTGGAAGCCCTGAATGACCTGGTCAGGATCAACCGTGATCGCGTGGAAGGATATAGAAAGGCAATTGATCAGACCGATGATGCGGACCTGAAAGCCCTGTTTCAAAGAATGGCAGAAGAAAGTAATACATATATAGAGCAGCTGAATAAATTATTGATCGAAAGTGGTGAAGAGACGCAGGGGCAATCTACTATCTACGGAAAGATTTACAGAACATGGATGGATGTGAAAGCTACTTTCTCCGGACACGACCGTCATTCTATCCTCTCCGCCTGCGAATACGGAGAAGCTGCGGCACAGCGGACTTATGAGGAGATATTACGCTCCAGTATACCGATGCCTTATAGTGTCAGAGAACTGATCGCTAACCAGAAAGGAGCGCTCAGAGGCTCAAGAGAGACTGTAAGAACTTACAGGGACCTGGAGAAGATCCCTCATTGA
- a CDS encoding lmo0937 family membrane protein, translating into MNGLLYLIAVILIIGWVLGAFVYSAGGLIHALLVLAIIAILVNIIRGRAV; encoded by the coding sequence ATGAACGGCTTACTTTATTTAATCGCAGTTATTCTGATTATCGGATGGGTTCTGGGTGCGTTTGTTTACTCCGCTGGCGGTCTTATACATGCACTGCTGGTACTGGCTATTATCGCTATTCTTGTAAATATTATACGCGGCCGGGCTGTTTAG
- a CDS encoding thiamine phosphate synthase codes for MIQIITPPAWLPEETLYWQQLLDEGADSILLRKPGWSAADYEQLLLAADASCYSKLMIAGHPALCEKYGLQGIHFSENAGSLLTAADIATYRQQGWLLSTSVHTTAALQTADVHWGQQLLAPIFDSISKPGHNSLFREDFKLSKGAYQGKVLALGGIDHNTAIKARNMQFDGIALLGAIWQQPATAISRFRHIRKLWHNTAHLS; via the coding sequence ATGATACAGATCATCACACCTCCTGCCTGGCTGCCGGAAGAAACGCTTTACTGGCAACAGCTGCTCGATGAAGGCGCTGACAGCATCCTGCTACGCAAACCAGGATGGTCGGCCGCTGATTATGAACAGCTGTTGCTGGCAGCAGACGCCTCCTGTTACAGTAAACTCATGATCGCCGGGCATCCGGCGCTTTGTGAGAAGTATGGTTTGCAGGGCATACACTTCAGCGAAAATGCGGGCAGTCTGCTAACAGCAGCCGATATCGCTACCTACCGGCAGCAAGGCTGGCTGCTCAGCACCAGTGTGCATACAACAGCCGCTTTACAGACAGCTGATGTTCACTGGGGCCAGCAGTTGCTGGCGCCTATCTTTGACAGCATCTCCAAACCAGGTCATAATAGCTTGTTCAGGGAAGATTTCAAACTGTCTAAGGGAGCTTACCAGGGTAAGGTACTGGCGCTGGGAGGAATAGATCATAATACCGCAATAAAAGCCCGCAATATGCAGTTTGACGGGATTGCCCTTCTGGGCGCCATCTGGCAGCAACCTGCGACAGCAATCAGCAGGTTCCGCCACATCCGGAAGCTATGGCACAACACCGCCCATTTGTCTTAA
- a CDS encoding lipocalin family protein gives MKKSLLLSVICTVIATSCQQPAPSTTTVEVEDSSLIDVPDTVTPETVIDSVAMIKADTVSYSEEQLLGKWLQPVPGVDKATQGFQLKKKGTITSINTYSMVYDKWSVSHDTLLFWSHIEGTRQKDSAVVIDTTLIRALTDTSLVLFPIKAAEGYLEEYKKADKKRK, from the coding sequence ATGAAAAAAAGTCTGCTTTTGTCAGTGATCTGTACAGTTATAGCTACATCATGTCAGCAGCCTGCTCCTTCTACAACAACTGTTGAAGTGGAAGACAGCAGTCTGATAGATGTACCGGATACTGTAACGCCGGAAACGGTCATTGATTCTGTTGCAATGATAAAGGCAGATACGGTTTCATACAGTGAGGAGCAGTTGCTGGGAAAGTGGCTGCAACCGGTACCTGGGGTTGATAAAGCGACACAGGGTTTTCAGTTAAAGAAGAAGGGGACGATTACGTCTATCAATACTTATTCAATGGTGTATGACAAGTGGAGTGTTTCACATGATACGCTGTTGTTCTGGAGTCACATAGAGGGTACGCGGCAGAAGGATTCTGCCGTTGTCATAGATACTACACTTATCAGGGCGCTGACAGATACTTCGTTAGTGCTGTTTCCTATCAAAGCTGCGGAGGGATACCTCGAAGAATATAAAAAGGCGGACAAAAAAAGGAAGTAA
- the thiS gene encoding sulfur carrier protein ThiS, translating to MEVLVNNKLYAVQPGTTVAALLQFIQLSSEKGVAIAVNSQVIPKTSWPDQTLQSADKVTIIRATQGG from the coding sequence ATGGAAGTGCTTGTAAACAATAAACTTTATGCGGTGCAGCCAGGAACAACTGTCGCTGCCCTCTTACAGTTTATCCAACTATCATCAGAAAAAGGCGTAGCCATCGCCGTCAACAGCCAGGTTATACCAAAGACCTCCTGGCCCGATCAGACCTTGCAGTCCGCTGATAAGGTCACGATCATCCGTGCCACGCAGGGAGGATAA
- the thiH gene encoding 2-iminoacetate synthase ThiH, with protein sequence MSGFKDIFDQHDWDDIKVSIYAKTARDVEAALYSNKRTLEDFKALISPAAAPYLEQMAQLSRQLTQQRFGNTMQLYIPLYLSNECQNICTYCGFSLDNKIARKTLNKDEILREVAVIKAMGYDHVLLVTGEANQTVGLQYFQEALETIRPHFANISMEVQPMDEADYAALKPHGLHGVLVYQETYHQADYKLHHPKGKKSNFHYRLDTPDRLGRAGIHKMGLGVLIGLEDWRTDSFFTALHLQYLEKTYWQTKYSISFPRLRPCSGGLPPKVEMNDRELVQLICAYRLLDQEVELSLSTRETPRFRDNVIKLGITALSAGSKTNPGGYATDLSSLEQFEISDDRSPASIGGMLRAQGYEPVWKDWDEGY encoded by the coding sequence ATGTCAGGATTCAAAGACATTTTTGACCAGCACGACTGGGACGATATAAAAGTCTCCATTTATGCCAAAACAGCCCGTGATGTAGAAGCTGCGCTCTATAGTAACAAACGGACGCTGGAGGACTTTAAGGCGCTGATATCACCGGCTGCGGCGCCTTATCTTGAACAGATGGCCCAACTCAGCCGGCAGCTGACGCAACAACGTTTTGGCAACACCATGCAATTGTACATACCGCTGTACCTCAGTAATGAATGTCAGAATATCTGTACCTACTGCGGTTTCAGTCTGGATAACAAGATTGCCAGAAAGACGCTGAATAAGGACGAAATACTGCGGGAAGTAGCCGTTATTAAGGCAATGGGATACGATCATGTATTGCTGGTAACCGGAGAGGCAAATCAGACGGTAGGGCTGCAGTATTTCCAGGAGGCACTGGAGACCATCCGGCCGCATTTTGCGAACATTTCCATGGAGGTACAACCCATGGACGAAGCGGACTATGCAGCGCTAAAACCTCATGGTTTGCATGGCGTGCTCGTCTACCAGGAAACCTATCATCAGGCAGATTATAAGCTGCATCATCCAAAGGGTAAGAAATCCAACTTCCACTACCGGCTGGATACACCGGACAGGCTCGGCAGAGCAGGTATCCACAAAATGGGGTTGGGGGTGCTGATCGGACTGGAAGACTGGCGTACAGACAGCTTCTTTACGGCCTTACACCTGCAATACCTGGAAAAGACCTACTGGCAAACAAAGTACAGTATTTCATTTCCAAGGTTGCGCCCCTGTTCAGGCGGATTGCCTCCTAAAGTGGAAATGAACGACCGGGAACTGGTACAGCTGATCTGTGCCTACCGGCTACTGGATCAGGAAGTGGAATTAAGCCTCTCTACCCGCGAAACGCCGAGGTTCCGGGACAATGTTATCAAACTGGGTATTACAGCGCTCAGTGCAGGCTCTAAAACGAATCCCGGAGGGTATGCCACGGATCTGTCTTCCCTGGAGCAATTTGAGATATCGGATGACCGTAGTCCGGCGAGCATCGGTGGTATGCTGCGGGCGCAGGGATATGAGCCGGTCTGGAAGGATTGGGACGAAGGCTATTAA
- a CDS encoding thiamine phosphate synthase, whose product MISSLHYISQQTAGATHLDNIQEACEAGCRWIQLRIKNEASETILSTAMTAKAICSKYNATLIINDHPDIAKKVGAHGVHVGKLDMTVAEARVLTGETFIIGGTANTLEDILVHVKDGADYVGVGPYRFTRTKEKLSPILGLEGIAGIMQSLKDMGIHIPVIAIGGILAEDIPALMATGIHGIAVSGLITHAANKSQTVSSLTI is encoded by the coding sequence ATGATCAGCTCATTGCATTACATATCACAGCAAACGGCCGGTGCGACTCACCTGGACAACATACAGGAAGCCTGTGAGGCCGGTTGCAGATGGATACAGCTCCGCATCAAAAACGAAGCGTCCGAAACAATACTCAGCACAGCCATGACGGCAAAAGCCATCTGTTCGAAGTACAATGCCACATTGATCATCAATGATCATCCTGACATTGCAAAGAAAGTAGGGGCACATGGCGTACATGTCGGCAAGCTGGATATGACCGTAGCAGAAGCACGTGTCCTGACCGGTGAAACATTTATCATTGGTGGCACAGCCAATACATTGGAAGACATTCTCGTTCACGTAAAAGACGGCGCAGATTATGTCGGAGTCGGCCCTTACCGCTTTACCAGGACAAAAGAAAAACTCAGTCCTATACTCGGACTGGAAGGTATTGCCGGTATCATGCAGTCGCTCAAGGATATGGGCATCCATATTCCGGTCATTGCGATCGGCGGGATACTGGCAGAAGATATACCGGCGCTCATGGCGACAGGTATACATGGTATTGCTGTCAGTGGATTAATCACGCACGCTGCAAATAAATCTCAAACCGTATCATCACTTACAATATGA
- the dnaN gene encoding DNA polymerase III subunit beta: MKFIVSSSTLLKQLQQISGVINSNTVLPILEDFLFLIDKNELTVVATDLETVMKVKLEVEAKESGRICIPAKILMDSLKNLPDQPLTFHIDLNSYAVEITSDNGKYKVMGENPENFPKEPAADDTTSFTVSATALVTAINKTLFAVSNDDLRPAMTGVFFELTPTSLTFVATDAHRLVKYVRTGVECPKAETFIVPKKPLNLLKSALPDNDSEIKIAYSQNHFFVMHDGAQMICRLIDARFPDYKVVIPKDNPYRLTVAKSDFQNALKRVSVFANKSTNQVALSITGSELQLSAQDVDFSFEGNERMSCQYTGDDMQIAFNAKFLIEMLNAAEGDEITIELSTPTKAGILKPSEKEENEDLLMLVMPLMLNN; this comes from the coding sequence ATGAAGTTTATCGTTTCTTCCTCTACTTTGTTAAAACAATTGCAGCAGATCAGCGGGGTGATCAACTCTAATACGGTGTTGCCTATATTGGAAGATTTCCTTTTCCTGATCGATAAGAACGAACTGACTGTAGTAGCTACGGATCTCGAGACTGTGATGAAGGTAAAGCTGGAGGTTGAAGCCAAAGAAAGCGGCCGTATCTGTATCCCGGCTAAGATCCTGATGGATTCACTCAAAAACCTGCCTGACCAGCCGCTCACGTTTCATATAGATCTTAACTCATACGCGGTTGAAATTACTTCCGACAACGGTAAGTACAAGGTGATGGGAGAGAATCCTGAGAACTTCCCGAAAGAACCAGCTGCGGATGATACAACTTCATTCACCGTTTCAGCAACAGCCCTGGTTACAGCCATCAACAAAACCCTGTTTGCCGTAAGCAACGACGACCTTCGTCCTGCCATGACAGGTGTTTTCTTCGAACTGACACCAACCAGCCTCACTTTCGTAGCAACCGACGCTCACCGTCTGGTAAAATACGTTAGAACCGGCGTTGAATGCCCGAAAGCAGAAACCTTCATCGTGCCTAAAAAACCGCTGAACCTGCTGAAATCCGCATTACCTGACAACGACAGCGAAATTAAAATCGCCTATAGCCAGAACCACTTCTTCGTAATGCATGATGGCGCCCAGATGATCTGTCGCCTGATCGACGCAAGATTCCCTGACTATAAAGTGGTTATTCCAAAAGATAACCCGTACCGCCTGACAGTCGCTAAAAGTGATTTCCAGAACGCGCTGAAACGCGTAAGCGTTTTTGCCAACAAGAGCACCAACCAGGTAGCCCTGAGCATCACCGGTAGCGAACTGCAACTATCTGCACAGGACGTTGACTTCTCTTTCGAAGGTAATGAGCGTATGAGTTGCCAGTACACCGGCGACGATATGCAGATCGCTTTCAACGCGAAGTTCCTGATCGAAATGCTGAACGCAGCAGAAGGTGATGAAATCACGATCGAATTGTCTACACCAACCAAAGCAGGTATCCTGAAACCTTCTGAAAAAGAAGAAAACGAAGACCTGCTGATGCTGGTAATGCCGCTTATGTTGAATAACTAA
- the thiC gene encoding phosphomethylpyrimidine synthase ThiC, whose product MHSISRTPFPASRKIYVDGVAMREITLTNTRLHGSKGEEVPNAPVVVYDTSGPYTDPDAHIDVRQGLPRLREKWILDRDDVDKLPGITSDYGRQRLEDNRLDSLRFSYQHSPMRAKAGHNVSQMHYAKKGIITREMEYIATRENQCVEKLFQENNALWQQHKGQSFGANTPVKFITPEFVRQEVAAGRAIIPNNINHPESEPMIIGRNFLVKINANIGNSAVTSSIEEEVEKAVWACRWGADTIMDLSTGKHIHETREWIIRNSPVPIGTVPIYQALEKVNGKAEELNWEIFRDTLIEQAEQGVDYFTIHAGVLLRYVPLTARRTTGIVSRGGSILAKWCLAHHKENFLYTHFEEICEIMKAYDVAFSLGDGLRPGSIADANDAAQFAELETLGELTHHAWKHDIQTMIEGPGHVPMHLIKENMDKQLEHCKEAPFYTLGPLTTDIAPGYDHITSAIGAAMIGWFGTAMLCYVTPKEHLGLPDKEDVRQGVITYKIAAHAADLAKGHPGAQHRDNALSKARFEFRWEDQFNLSLDPETARSYHDETLPAEGAKVAHFCSMCGPHFCSMKITQEVRDYAASQQIDETLALETGMAEQANAFKEQGGAIYF is encoded by the coding sequence ATGCATTCCATTTCCCGTACGCCATTCCCGGCGTCCAGAAAAATCTACGTCGATGGCGTCGCCATGAGAGAAATAACGCTGACAAACACACGCCTGCACGGTTCTAAAGGGGAGGAAGTTCCCAATGCACCGGTAGTGGTATATGATACCAGCGGACCATACACCGATCCTGATGCTCACATCGATGTACGCCAGGGTCTGCCCAGACTGCGTGAAAAATGGATCCTCGATCGTGACGATGTGGATAAACTGCCAGGTATCACTTCTGATTATGGCAGACAAAGACTGGAAGACAATCGTCTCGACTCCCTGCGCTTTTCTTATCAGCATTCTCCGATGAGAGCAAAAGCCGGCCATAACGTATCCCAGATGCACTATGCTAAAAAAGGCATCATCACCCGGGAGATGGAATACATCGCCACGCGTGAAAACCAGTGCGTAGAAAAACTCTTCCAGGAAAATAATGCCCTCTGGCAACAACACAAAGGACAATCCTTCGGCGCTAATACGCCCGTAAAGTTCATCACCCCTGAATTCGTCAGACAGGAAGTAGCTGCCGGCCGCGCCATCATTCCCAATAATATCAATCACCCGGAAAGTGAACCCATGATCATCGGGCGCAATTTCCTGGTGAAGATCAATGCCAACATCGGTAACTCCGCCGTTACCTCCAGCATAGAAGAAGAAGTAGAAAAAGCCGTATGGGCCTGCCGCTGGGGCGCTGATACCATCATGGATCTCAGCACCGGCAAACACATTCATGAAACAAGAGAATGGATCATCCGTAACTCTCCTGTGCCTATCGGTACCGTACCAATCTATCAGGCACTGGAAAAAGTGAACGGAAAAGCAGAAGAGCTGAACTGGGAAATATTCCGTGATACCCTGATTGAACAGGCAGAACAGGGTGTTGACTACTTCACCATTCATGCCGGCGTACTGCTGCGTTATGTACCACTTACCGCACGACGCACGACCGGTATCGTATCCCGTGGTGGATCGATCCTCGCAAAATGGTGTCTGGCACATCACAAGGAAAACTTCCTCTATACCCATTTTGAAGAAATCTGCGAGATCATGAAGGCATACGATGTCGCCTTTTCTCTGGGAGATGGTTTACGTCCGGGTAGTATCGCCGATGCAAATGATGCAGCACAATTCGCAGAACTGGAAACACTCGGCGAACTGACACACCACGCCTGGAAACATGATATACAGACCATGATCGAAGGACCAGGACACGTACCGATGCACCTGATCAAGGAGAACATGGATAAACAGCTGGAGCATTGTAAAGAAGCGCCGTTCTACACACTCGGCCCCTTAACTACAGACATCGCCCCAGGTTACGACCATATCACATCCGCTATCGGAGCCGCAATGATCGGCTGGTTCGGTACCGCTATGCTGTGTTACGTAACACCAAAAGAACACCTCGGATTGCCTGATAAAGAAGATGTAAGACAAGGGGTTATCACTTATAAAATTGCCGCTCATGCCGCCGACCTCGCAAAAGGTCATCCTGGTGCGCAACACCGTGACAACGCATTGAGTAAAGCCCGCTTTGAATTCAGATGGGAAGACCAGTTCAATCTGTCTCTCGATCCGGAAACAGCACGTTCTTATCATGACGAAACACTGCCTGCCGAAGGTGCAAAAGTGGCTCACTTCTGCTCCATGTGCGGACCACATTTCTGTTCGATGAAGATCACACAGGAAGTACGCGATTATGCCGCTTCTCAACAGATAGATGAAACGCTGGCACTGGAAACAGGAATGGCGGAACAGGCGAACGCATTCAAAGAACAGGGTGGGGCCATCTATTTTTAA
- a CDS encoding thiazole synthase: protein MTPLVIAGHTFSSRLFTGTGKFSSPGIMEAALLESGSELVTVALKRVDVHNQSDDMLQHVHHPQLKLLPNTSGVRTAKEAVYAAQLAREALETNWLKLEIHPDPRYLLPDPIETLKAAEELVKLGFIVLPYVHADPVLCKRLEEAGTAAVMPLGAPIGSNKGLKTIDFLEIIIEQSNVPVVVDAGIGSPSDAAKAMEIGADAVLVNTAIAVAKDPVLMARAFRQAVIAGRQAYEAGLPAVRREAVASSPLTGFLDEV from the coding sequence ATGACACCTCTCGTTATAGCAGGACATACCTTTTCCTCACGGCTGTTTACAGGTACGGGTAAATTCTCTTCCCCTGGTATCATGGAAGCGGCCTTACTGGAATCGGGCTCCGAATTGGTTACCGTAGCATTGAAAAGGGTAGATGTGCATAACCAGTCAGACGACATGCTGCAACATGTACATCATCCGCAGTTAAAACTATTGCCCAATACTTCCGGAGTAAGAACAGCAAAAGAAGCTGTTTACGCAGCACAACTGGCCAGGGAAGCACTGGAAACAAACTGGCTGAAGCTGGAGATACATCCTGATCCCCGGTATTTACTTCCCGATCCGATAGAAACGCTGAAAGCAGCAGAAGAGCTGGTAAAACTCGGTTTTATCGTATTGCCTTATGTACATGCCGACCCGGTGCTTTGTAAGCGGCTGGAAGAAGCAGGTACGGCGGCAGTGATGCCGCTTGGTGCACCGATAGGTAGTAATAAAGGTCTGAAAACAATCGACTTTTTAGAGATCATCATTGAACAGAGTAATGTACCTGTCGTGGTGGACGCCGGTATTGGCAGTCCGTCGGATGCGGCAAAAGCCATGGAGATCGGTGCGGATGCCGTGCTGGTCAACACAGCTATTGCGGTGGCAAAAGACCCGGTATTGATGGCGCGTGCTTTCAGACAGGCTGTAATTGCCGGCAGACAAGCCTATGAAGCAGGACTCCCTGCCGTACGCCGGGAAGCAGTAGCTTCCAGTCCGCTGACAGGTTTCCTTGATGAAGTATAA
- a CDS encoding sterol desaturase family protein produces MEEFFNNIPPWYRTAFLVGGLVLLWMIEGAIPRLSFKGDRYKHAGTNLFFTLTTAVVNLGFAFLIVTASEWTAKAHFGLLYTFPLPIWLHCLIAVMMMDLVGAYLVHVIQHKIAWMWHFHKIHHIDTAVDTTTALRHHPVESIFRVIALLLAIVVMGIPIWMVMLYQTISAFMSQFNHANIRLPKWLDSTLSYVIVSPDMHKVHHSHYQPETDSNYANIFSFWDRLFGTFVKVKDVTQLRYGLDEYQDDHYQHIGTLLKVPWEQTRQEKIIN; encoded by the coding sequence ATGGAAGAATTTTTTAATAATATTCCTCCGTGGTATCGCACCGCCTTTCTCGTAGGTGGACTCGTACTTCTCTGGATGATCGAAGGCGCTATACCCCGCCTCTCATTCAAAGGAGATCGTTATAAACATGCAGGTACCAATTTGTTCTTTACGTTAACCACAGCCGTCGTTAACCTTGGTTTCGCATTCCTGATCGTCACCGCATCAGAATGGACCGCAAAGGCACATTTTGGCCTGTTGTACACCTTTCCGCTGCCCATCTGGCTACACTGCCTGATAGCGGTCATGATGATGGATCTGGTAGGCGCTTACCTCGTACACGTCATCCAGCATAAAATAGCCTGGATGTGGCACTTCCATAAGATCCATCATATCGATACAGCGGTAGATACCACTACCGCCCTGAGACACCATCCCGTGGAAAGCATTTTCAGAGTTATCGCCTTACTGCTCGCCATTGTTGTAATGGGCATACCCATCTGGATGGTCATGTTATACCAGACCATCTCAGCGTTCATGTCACAGTTTAACCATGCGAACATCCGTCTGCCCAAATGGCTGGATAGTACCCTTAGCTACGTCATTGTATCGCCTGACATGCATAAGGTACATCACAGTCATTATCAGCCGGAAACCGACTCCAATTATGCGAACATTTTCTCGTTCTGGGATCGCCTCTTCGGCACATTCGTGAAAGTAAAAGATGTAACGCAACTACGCTACGGACTGGATGAGTATCAGGACGATCATTATCAACACATCGGGACACTCCTGAAAGTGCCCTGGGAACAAACCAGGCAGGAAAAGATTATAAACTAA
- a CDS encoding pyridoxal phosphate-dependent aminotransferase produces MKLSHLAETLIGSEIIKLAGEIKEKQAKGEKIYNFTIGDFDPKVFPIPAEFEEEIITAYKEGFTNYPPADGIPELRKSVSEFIAEHENLNYDPAKEIVISCGGRPIIYATFRTIVDRGEKVVYATPSWNNNHYTHFLEAEHVVLETKPENDFMPTAAELKPLLKGATLLALCSPQNPTGTAFGKQQLEEICDLVIAENKSRGADEKPLYVMFDQMYWVLTFGQTQHYTPVSLRPELRDYTIFIDGMSKAFAATGVRVGWALGPAHVIGKMKSILSHVGAWSPMAEQHAAARYLRRKDEVNAYLKQFKGEVEERLQKIYEGFDGLKKAGHPVEAIAPQAAIYLTLKIDLAGKKTADGTVLADQAAVTSYILNEAKLGLVPFYAFGAPKTSPWYRLSVGTCVKEEIPAMIAQLKAALEKLQ; encoded by the coding sequence ATGAAACTGTCTCATTTAGCCGAAACGTTGATCGGGTCTGAAATTATTAAGCTGGCCGGTGAGATAAAGGAGAAGCAGGCCAAGGGCGAGAAGATCTACAATTTTACCATTGGGGATTTTGACCCCAAGGTATTCCCAATTCCGGCTGAGTTTGAGGAAGAGATCATAACGGCTTACAAGGAAGGATTTACCAACTACCCTCCGGCAGACGGTATTCCTGAACTGAGAAAATCAGTAAGTGAGTTCATCGCTGAACACGAAAACCTGAACTACGATCCGGCGAAGGAAATAGTTATCTCCTGCGGTGGTCGTCCGATTATCTATGCAACTTTCAGAACAATTGTAGACAGAGGTGAGAAGGTAGTTTATGCTACTCCATCCTGGAACAATAACCATTATACACATTTCCTCGAGGCAGAGCACGTTGTACTGGAAACTAAACCGGAAAACGACTTTATGCCGACTGCTGCCGAACTGAAACCACTGCTGAAGGGTGCTACCCTCCTGGCGCTGTGTTCTCCGCAGAACCCAACCGGTACTGCTTTCGGTAAGCAACAGCTGGAAGAGATCTGCGACCTGGTAATTGCTGAAAACAAGAGCCGTGGCGCTGATGAAAAGCCGCTGTACGTAATGTTTGACCAGATGTACTGGGTACTGACTTTCGGTCAGACACAGCACTACACACCGGTTTCCCTGCGTCCGGAACTGAGAGACTATACCATCTTCATCGACGGTATGAGTAAAGCATTCGCTGCAACCGGCGTAAGAGTTGGTTGGGCTTTAGGACCTGCACACGTAATCGGAAAGATGAAATCTATCCTGTCTCACGTAGGTGCATGGAGCCCTATGGCAGAACAGCATGCAGCAGCGCGTTACCTGCGTCGTAAAGACGAAGTGAATGCTTACCTGAAGCAATTCAAAGGCGAAGTAGAAGAGCGTCTGCAGAAGATTTACGAAGGATTTGACGGTCTGAAGAAAGCGGGTCACCCGGTAGAAGCGATCGCTCCACAGGCAGCTATCTACCTGACGCTTAAGATCGATCTGGCAGGTAAAAAGACCGCTGATGGTACCGTACTGGCAGATCAGGCAGCGGTTACCTCCTACATCCTGAACGAAGCGAAACTGGGTCTGGTACCGTTCTATGCATTCGGTGCTCCTAAAACATCTCCATGGTATCGCCTCAGCGTAGGTACCTGCGTAAAAGAGGAGATCCCGGCAATGATCGCTCAGCTGAAAGCTGCGCTGGAAAAGCTGCAATAG